From Bacteroidales bacterium, one genomic window encodes:
- a CDS encoding sulfatase-like hydrolase/transferase encodes MMAPSLVDVAYYSYNLKRLTFEILDFVGTVKSEFIKLFPRFLLDYWWLVLLFIALLAIGIYLFIRLRNAFAVISRPYVFQLGFVLFLHFFLIIGARGSVGYKPLSILSASTFTGAEYSHIVLNSTFTIIKTMGKTDLYSVFFFDDAFAEQLYPYCKSGFRISQNTPAIQKNVIIIAVESLSSAYMGFIRQDGITYTPFLDSLCQVSLVFPYAFANCKRSIEGIPAILSGYPALTHTPLLVSAYACNTLPSLSKVLHSNNYHCVFFHGGRKGTMMLDKYTQSIEFDQYFSFNDYHGNQSDYDGYWGIYDEPFLHFTIQKINNLPRPFFAFIFTLSSHHPYRLPQDKKNFYHPNDELPILSTIRYADYSLKQFFKEASQQTWFRNTIFIITADHTAQMPSGCFQHFPFNQALPIIFYDPSNDSIRGVSPTLTQQIDIFPSIIDYLDLQDTVCCFGNSFFSNLDARFAVMYVFPNVVAVFPDTTYIILHPDGKTSIHTYPRCLKFPIQSQNLNQNESINIFKAFYQQYVHRTKKNLLWRK; translated from the coding sequence ATGATGGCTCCATCATTAGTAGATGTAGCTTATTATTCCTACAATTTGAAACGTCTTACTTTTGAGATACTTGACTTTGTGGGGACTGTTAAATCGGAATTTATCAAACTTTTTCCCAGATTTTTACTTGATTATTGGTGGCTTGTTTTGCTTTTTATTGCACTTCTAGCTATTGGGATTTACTTGTTTATTCGATTAAGAAATGCTTTCGCAGTCATTTCGCGACCATACGTTTTTCAGCTAGGATTTGTTCTTTTTCTTCATTTTTTTCTTATTATCGGTGCCCGAGGATCAGTTGGTTATAAGCCTTTGAGCATCCTTTCTGCTTCAACTTTTACGGGTGCAGAATATAGTCATATCGTTCTTAATTCTACCTTTACTATCATAAAAACTATGGGCAAAACCGATTTATATTCTGTGTTTTTCTTTGATGATGCATTCGCTGAGCAATTATATCCATATTGTAAATCAGGCTTTCGAATTTCTCAAAATACGCCAGCTATACAAAAAAATGTTATCATCATTGCAGTAGAAAGTCTTTCTTCAGCTTATATGGGTTTTATCAGGCAAGATGGAATCACTTACACACCTTTTTTAGATTCATTGTGTCAGGTCTCTTTAGTATTTCCATATGCTTTTGCTAACTGCAAGCGAAGTATCGAAGGTATCCCTGCCATACTGAGTGGATATCCAGCTTTAACACATACTCCTTTATTGGTTTCTGCTTATGCATGTAATACTCTGCCAAGTTTATCGAAGGTGCTTCACTCAAATAATTATCATTGTGTTTTTTTTCATGGCGGAAGAAAAGGCACCATGATGCTGGATAAGTATACTCAAAGCATTGAATTTGATCAATACTTTAGCTTCAATGACTATCATGGTAATCAAAGCGACTATGACGGTTATTGGGGAATATATGATGAACCATTTCTTCATTTTACTATTCAAAAAATAAATAATTTACCACGGCCTTTCTTTGCCTTCATCTTTACCTTATCATCTCATCATCCATATAGACTCCCTCAAGACAAGAAAAATTTTTACCATCCGAACGATGAACTACCTATTTTATCAACTATTCGTTATGCGGATTACAGTTTGAAACAATTTTTTAAAGAAGCCTCTCAACAAACATGGTTCCGGAACACTATTTTTATCATTACAGCTGATCACACAGCCCAAATGCCTTCTGGTTGTTTTCAGCATTTTCCTTTTAATCAAGCTCTCCCCATCATCTTTTACGATCCCTCCAATGACTCAATTAGAGGAGTTTCCCCAACGTTAACTCAGCAAATTGATATTTTTCCCTCTATCATTGACTACCTAGATTTACAAGATACTGTCTGTTGTTTTGGCAACAGTTTTTTTAGTAATTTAGATGCAAGATTTGCTGTGATGTACGTGTTCCCCAATGTAGTTGCAGTTTTTCCCGATACGACTTACATTATACTTCACCCAGATGGTAAAACGAGTATTCATACTTATCCACGCTGTTTAAAATTCCCGATTCAAAGCCAAAATCTAAACCAAAATGAATCTATTAACATCTTCAAAGCATTTTACCAACAATACGTACATCGAACCAAGAAAAATTTACTATGGAGGAAATAA
- a CDS encoding diacylglycerol kinase family lipid kinase — protein sequence MEEISTYRRIIIINPMAGRKKQTSLLINKLIDFLEKQNLRIPVKFSGYTGHAREITRDAIDKGYKHFIVVGGNGTLHEVASVLIHYPETTLSLVAAGSGNGLANHLKIPSEPENALMIALRSQTTSIDIGWINDVPFFSVAGIGFDAYIARRFSYSHRRGFLSYVKHVMLAYPFYKPKIYTITIDGNTIITKALMITFANSNQYGNSISLAPDASLSDGMIDLIVMKKVPIWLAIFLWPLLFMKILHKTSFVKVYRVRDVIIQLHQKDYLHVDGDPFPLRSRSLKIYVQPQSLRISIP from the coding sequence ATGGAGGAAATAAGCACCTATCGCCGAATTATTATTATCAACCCTATGGCTGGCAGAAAAAAACAAACATCCTTGCTTATTAATAAACTCATTGACTTTCTTGAAAAACAAAATTTACGAATTCCTGTCAAATTTTCTGGCTATACAGGTCATGCACGCGAAATAACTCGTGATGCCATTGATAAAGGTTACAAACATTTTATCGTCGTTGGAGGGAATGGTACTCTTCACGAAGTTGCTTCCGTTCTCATTCACTATCCCGAAACAACATTATCGCTGGTTGCTGCTGGAAGCGGTAATGGACTAGCTAATCATCTAAAAATTCCCAGTGAACCAGAAAATGCCCTGATGATCGCATTACGCTCTCAAACTACATCAATAGATATTGGATGGATCAACGACGTACCCTTTTTCAGTGTCGCAGGTATTGGCTTTGATGCTTATATTGCCAGACGATTTTCTTATTCACATCGCAGGGGATTCCTTAGCTATGTTAAACATGTCATGCTTGCTTATCCTTTTTATAAGCCTAAAATTTATACCATAACTATAGATGGGAACACCATCATTACAAAAGCTTTAATGATAACTTTCGCTAATTCCAACCAATACGGAAATTCAATTTCTCTAGCGCCTGACGCAAGTTTATCTGATGGAATGATCGATCTCATTGTTATGAAAAAAGTTCCTATATGGTTAGCTATATTTCTTTGGCCTTTGCTTTTTATGAAGATCTTACATAAAACTTCGTTTGTTAAAGTCTATCGTGTTCGTGATGTAATCATTCAATTACATCAGAAGGATTATTTACATGTCGACGGTGATCCTTTTCCACTTCGAAGTCGTTCGTTAAAAATATATGTTCAACCTCAATCTCTTCGTATCAGTATACCTTAA
- a CDS encoding translation initiation factor codes for MKKNTFNDFSELFNILSEEEKNYLIEKKREEAHRLTLDQFVIREEKRSNGKFVTIIEGFSCSDHLIEEFAHQIKQYLAVGGTTKNGHLILQGKIADKVIDYLTNLGYNARKK; via the coding sequence ATGAAAAAAAATACGTTTAATGATTTTTCGGAGCTTTTTAATATTCTATCTGAAGAAGAAAAAAACTATTTGATTGAAAAAAAACGTGAGGAAGCTCATCGGTTGACCTTGGATCAATTCGTAATTAGGGAAGAAAAAAGGAGTAATGGAAAATTTGTCACCATCATTGAAGGTTTCTCTTGTTCCGACCATTTAATAGAAGAATTTGCTCACCAAATCAAACAATATCTCGCGGTCGGTGGAACTACGAAGAACGGTCACCTAATCCTACAAGGCAAAATAGCAGATAAAGTAATCGATTACTTAACAAATTTGGGATATAATGCAAGAAAAAAATAA